The following coding sequences lie in one Hyalangium gracile genomic window:
- a CDS encoding PEGA domain-containing protein, producing MFTARLLLLLALALSVNAEAQSSRRGKKKPAPTKVEPAPEPTPEPVAQPEPPPPPEPPARKVLENGLVVFAVPRASNAEPAATRIQEELTRALAAKPDVELVDLASAFPPPPPASLKEADALYEAGKTEYDNLDPEAAAAKFTAAADAYEKHPGAFKPQRLSKTLVFLGACQLLNGDKQGAKSSFLRALAADPLAQPDSTLFGSDVQAAFRDAQKEFNAQKPGMLAIDSKPSGARVTVRGEDVGVTPLKSVEVHPGRQPVVISLPGHVPYASYPQVASGKTSELKPQLEPLPALVEVRAAAARAASERAFDADTMPPDVATLAEKVGARYVVLAAVQQKKSAQAELQVWDVRTKNRLRGVELKPDSKDPEESTVAAADQVHGFLTGRPVAGPSSPSKLPPLVKKPWFWAAVVGGAAVVTGGILYATQDRRGNGGPLGPISGMPGLGF from the coding sequence GTGTTCACCGCTCGCCTCCTCCTCCTCCTGGCGCTCGCCCTGAGCGTCAATGCTGAAGCCCAGTCGTCCCGCCGCGGCAAGAAGAAGCCGGCGCCCACCAAGGTGGAGCCCGCGCCCGAGCCGACGCCCGAGCCCGTGGCGCAGCCGGAGCCGCCGCCTCCCCCCGAGCCCCCCGCCCGGAAGGTGCTCGAGAATGGGCTCGTGGTGTTCGCCGTCCCGCGCGCCAGCAACGCCGAGCCGGCCGCCACCCGTATCCAGGAGGAGCTCACCCGGGCGCTGGCCGCGAAGCCGGACGTAGAGCTCGTGGACCTGGCCTCGGCCTTCCCTCCTCCTCCGCCCGCCTCGCTGAAAGAGGCCGACGCGCTCTACGAGGCCGGGAAGACGGAGTACGACAACCTGGATCCCGAGGCCGCCGCCGCGAAGTTCACCGCCGCGGCGGATGCCTATGAGAAGCATCCGGGAGCCTTCAAGCCGCAGCGGCTCTCCAAGACGCTCGTCTTCCTGGGCGCCTGCCAGCTGCTCAACGGGGACAAGCAGGGCGCGAAGTCGTCCTTCCTGCGCGCGCTGGCCGCCGATCCGCTCGCGCAGCCGGACTCCACCCTCTTCGGCTCGGACGTGCAGGCCGCCTTCCGCGACGCGCAGAAGGAGTTCAACGCGCAGAAGCCGGGCATGCTCGCCATCGACTCGAAGCCCTCGGGGGCCCGCGTGACGGTGCGCGGCGAGGACGTGGGCGTCACCCCGCTCAAGAGCGTGGAGGTCCACCCGGGCCGCCAGCCCGTGGTCATCTCCCTGCCCGGCCACGTGCCCTACGCCTCCTACCCCCAGGTGGCCTCGGGCAAGACGTCCGAGCTGAAGCCCCAGCTCGAGCCGCTGCCGGCCCTGGTCGAGGTGCGCGCCGCCGCCGCCCGGGCCGCCTCCGAGCGGGCGTTCGACGCCGACACCATGCCCCCCGACGTCGCCACCCTCGCGGAGAAGGTGGGCGCGCGCTACGTGGTCCTTGCCGCGGTGCAGCAGAAGAAGAGCGCCCAGGCGGAGCTGCAGGTGTGGGATGTGCGCACGAAGAACCGGCTGCGCGGGGTGGAGCTCAAGCCGGACTCCAAGGATCCGGAGGAGAGCACCGTGGCGGCGGCGGATCAGGTGCACGGCTTCCTGACGGGCAGGCCGGTGGCCGGGCCCTCGTCTCCGTCGAAGTTGCCGCCCCTCGTCAAGAAGCCCTGGTTCTGGGCGGCCGTCGTGGGAGGTGCGGCCGTCGTGACGGGTGGTATCCTCTACGCGACTCAGGATCGCCGCGGCAATGGTGGCCCGCTGGGTCCCATCTCCGGCATGCCTGGGCTGGGCTTCTAG
- a CDS encoding DNA gyrase/topoisomerase IV subunit B: MATKKDTYTGADIQVLEGLEPVRKRPAMYIGGTDSAGYHHLLWEILDNSVDEVINGYASTVEVTLHKDGRTITVTDNGRGIPVDIMPKYKKPAVEVILTTLHSGGKFEQGNYIHSGGLHGVGSSVVNALSRKMVVEIKKDHKRHVQTYARGKPTSPLKADGAPVRGTGTSITFEPDPEIFGEKQKFDAELIRERLEAKSYLHKGMTVVWKDDTAHPHVHVTYKHDGGIAEYLTRWVAERAKPVVPPASTGFYHSRDNGVRLEAALVWTEATDETIRSYVNGIPTAQGGTHEAGLRGAVVKAVRNYIETHDLTPKGVTLTAEDIREGMTAILSVYVVEPQFQGQTKGRLNNPEVTAQVDGVLRPALEKWLNDNKSIAEAVVARIILAARAREASRAASQAVSRKSAVSHRLNLPGKLADCSSTDPGTSELFIVEGDSAGGSAKQGRDRKTQAILPLRGKVLNAEQASTDKVATNKELQDIVSALGCGIGSDFDISKLRYGRVFLMMDADSDGHHIATLLLTFFYRHLRPLIESGAVHIAQPPLYRVDIGKETYWALDEADRDRIIQEKAKGNAKPNIMRFKGLGEMTADELKMTTLDPKNRKSLKVTIDNALETDRVINDLLGKDVSARFKFIMERAGDVEELDV, from the coding sequence ATGGCGACGAAGAAGGACACGTACACAGGTGCGGACATCCAGGTCCTCGAGGGCCTGGAGCCGGTGCGCAAGCGCCCGGCCATGTACATCGGAGGCACCGACAGCGCGGGCTATCACCACCTGCTGTGGGAGATCCTCGACAACTCGGTGGACGAGGTCATCAACGGCTACGCCTCCACCGTGGAAGTCACGCTCCACAAGGATGGGCGCACCATCACGGTGACGGACAACGGGCGCGGCATCCCCGTGGACATCATGCCCAAGTACAAGAAGCCGGCGGTGGAGGTCATCCTCACCACGCTTCACTCGGGCGGCAAGTTCGAGCAGGGCAACTACATCCACTCGGGCGGTCTGCACGGCGTGGGCAGCTCCGTGGTCAACGCCCTGTCGCGCAAGATGGTGGTGGAGATCAAGAAGGACCACAAGCGCCACGTCCAGACGTACGCGCGCGGCAAGCCCACCAGCCCGCTCAAGGCGGACGGCGCCCCGGTGCGCGGCACCGGCACCTCCATCACCTTCGAGCCCGATCCGGAGATCTTCGGCGAGAAGCAGAAGTTCGACGCCGAGCTCATCCGCGAGCGGCTGGAGGCCAAGAGCTACCTGCACAAGGGCATGACGGTCGTCTGGAAGGACGACACGGCCCACCCGCACGTGCACGTCACCTACAAGCACGACGGCGGCATCGCCGAGTACCTCACCAGGTGGGTGGCCGAGCGCGCCAAGCCCGTGGTGCCGCCCGCGAGCACCGGCTTCTACCACTCGCGCGACAACGGGGTGCGCCTGGAGGCCGCCCTGGTGTGGACGGAGGCCACGGATGAGACCATCCGCTCCTACGTCAACGGCATCCCCACCGCGCAGGGCGGCACGCACGAGGCGGGCCTGCGCGGCGCCGTCGTGAAGGCCGTGCGCAACTACATCGAGACGCATGACCTGACGCCCAAGGGCGTCACCCTCACCGCGGAGGACATCCGCGAGGGCATGACGGCCATCCTCTCCGTCTACGTGGTGGAGCCGCAGTTCCAGGGCCAGACCAAGGGCCGCCTCAACAACCCGGAAGTCACCGCCCAGGTGGACGGCGTGCTGCGCCCGGCGCTGGAGAAGTGGCTCAACGACAACAAGTCCATCGCCGAGGCGGTGGTGGCCCGCATCATCCTCGCCGCCCGCGCGCGCGAGGCCAGCCGCGCCGCCTCCCAGGCCGTCAGCCGCAAGTCCGCCGTCAGCCACCGGCTCAACCTGCCCGGCAAGCTGGCGGACTGCTCCTCCACGGATCCCGGCACCAGCGAGCTGTTCATCGTCGAGGGTGACTCCGCAGGCGGCAGCGCCAAGCAGGGCCGAGACCGGAAGACCCAGGCCATCCTCCCGCTGCGCGGCAAGGTGCTCAACGCCGAGCAGGCCTCCACCGACAAGGTGGCCACCAACAAGGAGCTCCAGGACATCGTCAGCGCCCTGGGCTGCGGCATCGGCTCGGACTTCGACATCTCCAAGCTGCGCTACGGCCGCGTCTTCCTGATGATGGACGCCGACAGCGACGGCCACCACATCGCCACGCTGCTGCTCACCTTCTTCTACCGGCACCTGCGCCCGCTCATCGAGAGCGGCGCCGTCCACATCGCCCAGCCCCCGCTCTACCGCGTGGACATCGGCAAGGAGACGTACTGGGCGCTGGACGAGGCAGACCGCGACCGCATCATCCAGGAGAAGGCCAAGGGCAACGCCAAGCCCAACATCATGCGCTTCAAGGGTCTGGGCGAGATGACCGCCGACGAGCTGAAGATGACCACGCTCGACCCCAAGAACCGCAAGAGCCTCAAGGTGACCATCGACAACGCCCTGGAGACCGACCGGGTCATCAATGACCTGCTCGGCAAGGACGTGAGCGCGCGCTTCAAGTTCATCATGGAGCGCGCCGGCGACGTCGAGGAGCTCGACGTCTGA
- a CDS encoding DNA gyrase/topoisomerase IV subunit A: MLAQADTKTRKKQDASGNGGSGGGKAGGAGGGGGESVSAPLAEEARRRYLNYALSVITSRALPDVRDGLKPVQRRILYGMYHDHRLTQDAKYQKSAKVVGTIMGQYHPHGDTAIYDALVRMAQDFSLRYPLVDGHGNFGSLDGDAAAAMRYTECRMAGIASELLGELGKKTVGFRPNYDGTLFEPIVIPARVPQLLMNGTTGIAVGMATNIPPHHLGELCDALVMLIQDKEASVRDLMKFIKGPDFPTGGQILNSKQELREIYESGQGSIRIRGEYEVEDLKRGGQQIIITSIPYTVNKSNLVAKIGDLVRERKLPLLLDVRDESTKEVRIVLEIKKDASAELVMAYLFKHTPLQTNFGVNLTCLVPTDNPEVGAPRRLDLKSILQYFLDFRFEVVTKRFQHELGELQKRVHILEGFEKVYDALDEMLKIIRASEGKQDAAKKLMKRFDLDELQVDAILEMKLYKLARLEILVVQKELGEKRAEIKRIEGILKDKKKIWGTVKTELDEIKAAYADKRRTRIGGAGSEEVEFSEEAFIADEDAHVVLTRDGWIKRVKEIKDPSTTRLREGDAVMTVLAGSLKANLVLFSNLGAAYVTRFNDVPASTGYGDPVQKLFKFDDNERIVGALSLDTRLARPEKLIAVTKDGLGLRFALEGHTEVSTRSGRRYAKTGEGDEIIGVQPVGEKDLLAVLTEKTSALVCKANEVNELQGPGKGVMVIKVEEQDRVVEFLAVPPGQKDRAIEFETQKGRKLSLHPAKYEVTGRGGKGHEMSRKDAVKEVTRPVTFIPLPEQKKE; this comes from the coding sequence ATGCTCGCACAAGCCGATACCAAGACACGCAAGAAGCAGGACGCCTCGGGCAACGGAGGCTCGGGAGGCGGCAAGGCCGGGGGTGCTGGCGGTGGCGGTGGAGAGTCCGTCTCGGCCCCGCTCGCCGAGGAGGCCCGCCGGCGCTACCTCAACTACGCCCTGTCGGTCATCACCTCGCGTGCCCTGCCCGACGTGCGCGACGGCCTCAAGCCGGTGCAGCGCCGCATCCTCTACGGCATGTACCACGACCACCGGCTCACCCAGGACGCCAAGTACCAGAAGTCGGCCAAGGTGGTCGGTACCATCATGGGCCAGTACCACCCGCACGGCGACACCGCGATCTACGACGCGCTGGTGCGCATGGCGCAGGACTTCTCCCTGCGCTACCCGCTGGTGGACGGCCACGGCAACTTCGGCTCGCTGGACGGAGATGCCGCGGCGGCCATGCGCTACACCGAGTGCCGCATGGCGGGCATCGCCAGCGAGCTGCTCGGCGAGCTGGGCAAGAAGACGGTCGGCTTCCGCCCCAACTACGACGGGACCCTCTTCGAGCCCATCGTCATCCCCGCCCGCGTGCCGCAGCTGCTGATGAACGGCACCACCGGCATCGCGGTGGGCATGGCCACCAACATCCCGCCCCACCACCTGGGCGAGCTGTGTGACGCCCTGGTGATGCTCATCCAGGACAAGGAGGCCTCCGTCCGTGACTTGATGAAGTTCATCAAGGGCCCGGACTTCCCCACCGGCGGGCAGATCCTCAACTCCAAGCAGGAGCTGCGGGAGATCTACGAGTCGGGCCAGGGCAGCATCCGCATCCGCGGCGAGTACGAGGTGGAGGACCTCAAGCGCGGCGGCCAGCAGATCATCATCACCTCCATCCCCTACACGGTGAACAAGAGCAACCTGGTGGCCAAGATTGGCGACCTGGTGCGCGAGCGGAAGCTGCCGCTGCTGCTGGACGTGCGCGACGAGTCCACCAAGGAGGTGCGCATCGTCCTGGAGATCAAGAAGGACGCCAGCGCCGAGCTGGTGATGGCCTACCTCTTCAAGCACACGCCGCTGCAGACCAACTTCGGCGTGAACCTCACCTGCCTGGTGCCCACGGACAACCCGGAGGTGGGCGCGCCCCGCCGCCTGGATCTCAAGAGCATCCTCCAGTACTTCCTCGACTTCCGCTTCGAGGTCGTCACCAAGCGCTTCCAGCACGAGCTGGGCGAGCTGCAGAAGCGCGTCCACATCCTCGAGGGCTTCGAGAAGGTCTACGACGCGCTCGACGAGATGCTGAAGATCATCCGCGCCTCCGAGGGCAAGCAGGACGCGGCGAAGAAGCTGATGAAGCGCTTCGACCTGGACGAGCTCCAGGTGGACGCCATCCTGGAGATGAAGCTCTACAAGCTGGCGCGGCTGGAGATCCTCGTCGTCCAGAAGGAGCTCGGGGAGAAGCGCGCGGAGATCAAGCGCATCGAGGGCATCCTCAAGGACAAGAAGAAGATCTGGGGCACCGTCAAGACGGAGCTGGACGAGATCAAGGCCGCCTACGCCGACAAGCGGCGCACGCGCATCGGCGGCGCCGGCTCCGAGGAGGTGGAGTTCAGCGAGGAGGCCTTCATCGCCGACGAGGACGCCCACGTGGTCCTCACCCGCGACGGCTGGATCAAGCGCGTGAAGGAGATCAAGGATCCGTCCACCACGCGTCTGCGCGAGGGCGACGCGGTGATGACGGTGCTGGCCGGCAGCCTCAAGGCCAACCTGGTGCTCTTCAGCAACCTGGGCGCCGCCTACGTCACCCGCTTCAACGACGTGCCGGCCTCCACCGGCTACGGCGATCCGGTGCAGAAGCTGTTCAAGTTCGACGACAACGAGCGCATCGTCGGCGCGCTGTCGCTGGACACGCGGCTGGCCAGGCCCGAGAAGCTCATCGCCGTCACCAAGGATGGCCTGGGCCTGCGCTTCGCGCTGGAGGGCCACACGGAGGTGTCCACCCGCTCCGGCCGCCGCTACGCCAAGACGGGCGAGGGCGACGAGATCATCGGCGTGCAGCCGGTGGGCGAGAAGGATCTGCTCGCGGTGCTCACCGAGAAGACGAGCGCCCTGGTCTGCAAGGCAAACGAGGTGAACGAGCTGCAGGGCCCTGGCAAGGGCGTGATGGTCATCAAGGTGGAGGAGCAGGACCGCGTGGTGGAGTTCCTCGCGGTGCCACCGGGCCAGAAGGACAGGGCCATCGAGTTCGAGACGCAGAAGGGCCGCAAGCTGAGCCTGCACCCGGCGAAGTACGAGGTGACGGGCCGCGGCGGCAAGGGTCACGAGATGTCGCGCAAGGACGCGGTGAAGGAAGTGACGCGGCCCGTCACCTTCATCCCGCTGCCCGAGCAGAAGAAAGAGTAG